The window AACTGCGTCGGCAAGTCGCAAGACAATTTAAACACAGTAACGGGCTGATATCTTTGCAGGCAAGGTATCGGCCCGTTGTTTTTGGTTTGAATTTTTTGCATGGTTTGTTGATAGAAGATGTGACTTTGTTTCCAATATGAGAATGTGAAAGAGTTGGCAAAATTAGCATCATTCAGCACAGCATTCGTATGAGTTTTACAGGTTTCTACACTACTATAGATAAAAGTAACAATAAGTGGCTAAGTAGGAACCTTGCTGTGAAAGGAACAATAACGCTGCTGTTCACTTGGACGGGAGATTTGCTGAGTTTTTCTCCCAACGAATTTGGCTCATGCGGGCCTTTGTCCCAACTCAATCTCACTGCCACTGGTAGTGAAGAGCCGTTGGCTATTGAAGAGATACAGGCTTATTTTCCTTCTGTTGAACCCTTGCAGGTGACATCAGTGATTGATGGCATTTTCTATACCGGGATCATTTCAACTCTTAAAAGCACAGAGTTTCAAAGTCATCCTCAATTTCTGCTTCAGTTTCGAAGATACGGCACACCCCTCTGTTTTGCGTATCCAGCGCATGAAACACGTGCTGGATTGTGCCCAGATAGCCAGTTGGGAGTGGAATGTACAAACCGGTGAGACCCGGTTTAATGACCGCTGGGCGGAAATTGTTGGTTATCACCTTCCTGAGCTTGAACCGACAGATATCGATACCTGGACCAAACTGGCTCACTCTGATGACCTTAAATTGTCTCAACAGGCACTTGAGGCGCATTTTAACGGCGAGATTCCTTTTTATGAATGCGAAGTCCGCATGCGTCACAAAGACGGTCACTGGGTCTGGGTACGCGATTACGGGCGAATCGTTTCTTTCACGACGCAAGGTGAACCTGAATGGATACTTGGCGCACACATAGATATCACCGGTTATAAATTGATTCAGACTCAGAATGAACTGCTCAGTCATGAT is drawn from Vibrio sp. CDRSL-10 TSBA and contains these coding sequences:
- a CDS encoding PAS domain-containing protein, whose amino-acid sequence is MAFSIPGSFQLLKAQSFKVILNFCFSFEDTAHPSVLRIQRMKHVLDCAQIASWEWNVQTGETRFNDRWAEIVGYHLPELEPTDIDTWTKLAHSDDLKLSQQALEAHFNGEIPFYECEVRMRHKDGHWVWVRDYGRIVSFTTQGEPEWILGAHIDITGYKLIQTQNELLSHDLNMIMDLCPAVIYKMSADDDEQVQFITQGVEGLLNYRHEEIMNRAYWWRNHIHPEDVSDYNQRVAEWRSRGDDSILECEYRFRCADGRYIWLADRARIMNSHYSRGPSVLGSIIDITDFVSLNNHLQSLAKVSPAVLYQFEYLPDGNQSFSICQPEIEGYVWRYSRGSCG